Proteins encoded by one window of Culicoides brevitarsis isolate CSIRO-B50_1 chromosome 2, AGI_CSIRO_Cbre_v1, whole genome shotgun sequence:
- the LOC134829015 gene encoding uncharacterized protein LOC134829015, which produces MVETRNTTRRVIQAEPCQNPEQIENGKYQLYHETDPDDVWIAHYTCESGYKLRGDDEIYCVTETNEWQGTPPRCEKIDQTRVSGGGGRRKGNRGQDIEDEPNVTEEFASALDMSCLSDGLVRAPQIPNAEVVRYVRRKKGPYTFLVSFYECDDGYELENTNTDRLFCSQEQWVGDVPFCFSIDGEEAAGSEYEEGDEEEGTEEDDEQGYDERLVKHDCDEEQNQCDHECAAYHLPEESEPRIVCSCFTGYKLDEEDGTTCHDINECETNNGGCEQLCTNQPGSHKCTCREGLQPDPENDKRCIGVSNATEVKTEIKETHETTTTEANSVDLSENEIDNEIEGYMPKVPENVHETEEKEEHEEEEEEEEEHQTVSYRVHEMEESEEKHHETHHESEKEEENNEIYESEDEKEDHEETHVTHETHHETHEPEEEEEEVEKVHETHPEVHHHHETDSDVEEEHNKPETDGYEPDNEGESEDENEEDNEIDSTFHHTTPRVHFTTTARVQTTTQHILETVTHRHRHEDHDEDSTSDIEDVVYKEYEEETGEGEESDTEDNEIPVRGHHEREEERHRHHEVTEEEHENEENEIESETSKIICDDGLKLDDFGKCVDVNECLERDHGCQYCQNVYQGYECYCPEGYELAEDEKTCVDIDECTVYSDYNDNEDEDRSENAVTKVCSHECLNTLGSYRCLCRENFHLHHDQRTCVRDFCEDLNGHNKTRCSHGCEDEENGYKCTCPDDLILGPDGKTCREIVECNEGHKALCSPGVCSQTMDGGYKCKCGVGFKESHGRCVEVDECREGNHGCSHTCKNSYGSFQCLCPDGFELDTDQKTCVDINECHEKGDTICEGFPCRNLEGSYICECPDGSEKQSCSVTCEHGFTLDTDGKRCVDVNNCLVNNGDCEQNCVNTDGGYYCLCNNGYRLNKDGRTCDDVNECELNNGNCSHDCINTRGGYSCSCPDELSLVDDEHTCALVNLCELNNGGCSHTCASVNGKVHCLCPKGYFVDPDDAKTCRDKDECADGKNAGCSHICENTIGSYECSCPDTLELASNKHTCIDYDECTENNAGCSNICINLIGSYHCACEAGYALGKDNHTCYDIDECAENTHDCSHNCVNRPGSYDCECPSGMEFRLNQFNCHDINECEVLGVNGGCSDTCVNTVGSYHCECPEGHFLDTDGKTCIDIDECAPENKRCSHECTNTHGHFTCSCPTGLVLGDDGLTCHDIDECAVDGNNGGCEHVCENFDGSYRCKCHKGYQLMEDNRSCEDINECETEGICEHTCINTLGGYYCQCNDGHQLRNDNRTCENLDPCLYRNGGCDQICKNILGKAVCSCNKGFSVNEDNPMACDDVDECAENEGLCQQKCINTIGGYKCECLQGYRPNEQGQCIDIDECRHFNGGCSSNAKCVNTGGSFACQCNPGYKLGNDKKTCYKISNKCVPLKDPKHGKMHCSRSRHRTQLFYKTKCSAWCDKGFTLMGTAVRHCNGTAGLWDGKEATCVPQSCPRLSPPQHGTIAPPLCLTGTILPGERCVLHCAPGFKPLGRRTAVCEFNQTWVPSEDLRCVAIAPTLEATPPPLKPVIRCPADMNVLLEPEQESVIVKLEKPQTNVDWWQFVDSHPAWAKQLQADLPAGVYPVIFRARSPNSVLSEECRFVVTVKAQIPPKVLFCPESFEVRLEQSEVARALHWEEPKFESAHHLKEVYKSHIPGDKFQIGIHEVEYIAVDRDGLKAECKFKVVVKGQRRLIPRPKPILPEPTHPQVDVERFLLCPNKPPTKLAASDFPVSKIRIYFPALYHHIGNAKNADVDHQSLPNNANNRSNNSNKNHHFNHHYHHNNEPNYDTSTMNSITATTTTSTTTIKPDSSDYTDESRNNSAEDNFIEILFHLPNYRHKYANSHPKPSV; this is translated from the exons TTGATCAAACTCGTGTCAGCGGAGGAGGAGGGCGTCGCAAAGGCAATCGAGGACAAGATATCGAAGATGAGCCTAATGTAACGGAAGAGTTTGCCAGTGCACTGGATATGTCTTGTCTCTCTGACGGACTGGTTCGTGCTCCTCAAATCCCCAATGCAGAAGTTGTGAGATACGTTCG TCGCAAGAAAGGTCCATACACTTTCCTTGTGTCGTTCTACGAATGCGACGATGGCTACGAGCTTGAGAACACAAACACCGATCGTTTGTTTTGCAGTCAGGAACAATGGGTTGGCGATGTGCCTTTTTGCTTTTCGATTGATGGCGAAGAAGCAG CCGGCTCGGAGTACGAAGAAGGCGACGAGGAGGAAGGAACGGAAGAGGATGACGAACAAGGTTATGATGAACGGCTTGTTAA GCATGATTGCGATGAGGAGCAAAATCAGTGCGATCATGAATGTGCTGCATATCATCTTCCCGAGGAGAGTGAGCCGCGAATTGTTTGCTCCTGCTTTACGGGCTACAAGTTAGACGAAGAAGATGGAACAACGTGCCACG ATATAAACGAATGCGAAACAAATAACGGTGGATGTGAACAATTGTGTACAAATCAACCAGGATCACATAAATGTACATGTCGCGAGGGATTACAACCAGATCCGGAAAATGATAAACGATGCATTG GTGTGTCAAATGCTACTGAAGTCAAAACGGAAATAAAGGAAACGCATGAAACTACTACAACTGAAGCAAATTCCGTTGATTTGAGCGAAAATGAGATCGATAACGAAATTGAAGGATATATGCCAAAAGTTCCTGAAAATGTTCATGAAACGGAGGAAAAAGAAGAACatgaggaagaagaagaagaagaagaggaacATCAAACCGTTTCTTATCGAGTTCATGAAATGGAAGAATCAGAAGAAAAACATCATGAAACCCATCACGAGTCGGaaaaagaagaggaaaatAACGAAATTTACGAGTCAGAAGATGAAAAAGAGGATCATGAAGAGACTCATGTTACTCACGAAACTCATCACGAAACCCACGAACCagaagaggaagaagaagaagtcgaAAAAGTTCACGAAACTCATCCTGAagtacatcatcatcatgaaacAGATTCCGATGTCGAAGAAGAGCACAATAAACCTGAAACAGATGGCTATGAGCCCGATAACGAAGGCGAATCCGAAGACGAGAACGAAGAAGACAACGAAATCGATAGCACGTTCCATCATACAACGCCTCGTGTCCATTTTACTACTACAGCTCGTGTTCAAACGACAACGCAGCATATTCTCGAGACAGTTACCCATAGACATCGCCACGAAGATCACGACGAAGACAGTACGAGTGACATTGAAGATGTCGTCTACAAGGAATATGAAGAGGAAACCGGAGAAGGCGAAGAAAGCGATACCGAAGATAATGAAATTCCAGTTCGTGGACATCATGAAAGGGAAGAAGAACGTCATAGGCATCACGAAGTGACAGAAGAAGAGCATGAAAATGAAGAGAATGAAATTGAATCTGAAACGTCAAAGATCATTTGCGATGATGGACTCAAATTAGATGACTTTGGCAAGTGTGTTG ATGTCAATGAATGTCTTGAACGCGATCATGGATGTCAATACTGCCAAAATGTATATCAGGGATACGAATGTTACTGTCCTGAAGGTTACGAACTCGCTGAGGATGAAAAAACTTGCGTTGATATCGACGAGTGTACCGTTTATTCTGATTACAATGATAACGAAGACGAAGATCGTTCGGAAAATGCTGTTACTAAAGTTTGTTCTCACGAATGTCTCAACACTCTTGGGTCTTATCGCTGTTTATGTCGCGAAAACTTCCATTTGCATCACGATCAAAGAACTTGTGTAAGAGACTTTTGTGAAGACTTGAACGGGCATAACAAGACTCGTTGCTCTCACGGATGTGAAGATGAGGAAAATGGTTATAAATGTACTTGTCCTGATGATTTGATTCTCGGACCTGATGGAAAAACGTGTCGAGAAATCGTTGAGTGTAACGAAGGTCATAAAGCGCTTTGTTCGCCGGGTGTTTGTAGTCAAACCATGGATGGAGGATACAAATGCAAGTGTGGCGTTGGATTTAAAGAATCGCATGGAAGATGCGTTGAAGTTGATGAGTGTCGCGAAGGGAATCACGGATGCTCACATACTTGCAAAAATAGTTACGGGAGCTTTCAGTGCCTATGTCCTGATGGTTTTGAGTTGGATACGGATCAGAAGACGTGTGTCGATATAAACGAATGTCACGAAAAGGGAGATACGATTTGCGAAGGATTCCCTTGTAGAAATTTGGAAGGCTCGTATATTTGCGAATGCCCCGACGGTAGCGAAAAGCAAAGTTGCAGTGTGACGTGTGAACACGGATTTACACTTGACACCGATGGCAAACGTTGCGTCGATGTCAATAATTGTCTCGTCAATAATGGGGATTGCGAGCAAAATTGTGTCAACACAGACGGCGGCTACTACTGTCTTTGCAACAACGGTTATCGCCTAAACAAGGATGGGCGTACTTGCGACGACGTCAATGAATGCGAACTAAACAACGGCAATTGTTCGCACGATTGTATCAATACGCGTGGCGGATACTCGTGTTCGTGCCCAGACGAGTTGTCGCTCGTCGATGACGAGCATACGTGTGCGTTGGTTAACCTTTGCGAATTAAATAACGGCGGATGTTCGCATACGTGCGCCTCGGTAAATGGAAAAGTGCATTGCTTGTGTCCTAAGGGATATTTCGTGGATCCAGATGATGCGAAAACGTGCAGGGATAAGGATGAGTGTGCCGATGGAAAGAATGCGGGATGTTCGCACATTTGTGAAAATACAATTGGCAGCTATGAGTGTTCGTGTCCCGATACATTGGAATTGGCGAGTAATAAGCATACGTGTATCGATTATGACGAATGCACGGAAAATAATGCAG gttgttcaaatatttgcattaaCTTGATTGGGTCATATCATTGTGCATGTGAAGCTGGCTATGCATTAGGGAAGGATAATCACACCTGTTACGATATCGATGAATGTGCGGAAAATACTCACGATTGTTCTCACAATTGCGTCAATCGTCCCGGCAGTTACGATTGCGAATGCCCATCAG gaatgGAATTCCGCTTGAATCAGTTCAACTGTCACGATATCAACGAATGCGAAGTACTTGGGGTGAACGGAGGATGTTCCGACACGTGTGTGAACACTGTCGGATCCTATCACTGCGAATGTCCTGAAGGGCATTTCTTGGATACCGATGGAAAAACGTGCATCGACATCGACGAATGTGCGCCCGAGAATAAACGTTGCTCGCACGAATGTACAAATACGCATGGACACTTTACTTGTTCATGTCCAACGGGATTGGTATTGGGAGACGATGGTTTGACGTGTCACGATATCGATGAATGTGCGGTAGATGGCAATAATGGAGGATGCGAACATGTTTGTGAGAACTTTGACGGCAGTTATCGTTGCAAGTGTCACAAGGGATATCAGTTAATGGAAGACAATCGAAGCTGCGAGGATATAAATGAATGTGAAACGGAAGGAATTTGCGAACATACTTGCATAAACACTTTGGGAGGGTATTATTGTCAATGCAATGATGGGCATCAACTGAGAAATGACAACCGAACTTGCGAAAATTTGGATCCTTGTTTGTACAGAAATGGCGGATGTGATCAAATTTGTAAGAATATCCTTGGAAAAGCTGTTTGTTCATGCAATAAGGGCTTCAGTGTGAATGAAGATAATCCAATGGCTTGTGATGATGTCGATGAATGTGCTGAAAATGAAGGTTTGTGTCAACAGAAGTGCATTAACACGATCGGAGGATACAAATGCGAATGTTTGCAAGGATATCGACCAAATGAACAAGGACAATGTATTGACATTGACGAATGTCGTCACTTCAATGGAGGATGTTCATCTAATGCTAAATGTGTTAATACAGGAGGTTCCTTCGCATGTCAATGTAATCCAGGATACAAACTTGGAAACGACAAGAAAACATGTTACAAGATCAGCAATAAATGTGTTCCATTGAAAGATCCCAAACACGGCAAAATGCATTGTAGTCGATCACGTCATCGTACTCAACTTTTCTACAAAACTAAATGCTCGGCATGGTGCGATAAGGGTTTCACACTTATGGGAACAGCTGTTAGACATTGTAATGGCACAGCAGGTTTATGGGATGGCAAAGAAGCAACTTGTGTTCCTCAATCTTGTCCGAGATTGTCGCCGCCTCAACATGGAACTATTGCGCCGCCTCTTTGTTTGACGGGAACAATCCTTCCAG GTGAACGTTGCGTTCTTCATTGCGCTCCTGGCTTCAAACCTCTTGGGCGTCGAACAGCAGTTTGTGAATTCAATCAAACATGGGTTCCAAGTGAAGATTTGAGATGTGTCGCAATAGCTCCAACGTTGGAAGCTACTCCGCCGCCATTGAAACCAGTAATTCGTTGTCCCGCTGATATGAATGTCTTACTTGAACCTGAACAAGAATCTGTCATTGTTAAATTGGAAAAACCTCAAACGAATGTTGATTGGTGGCAATTTGTTGATTCACATCCAGCATGGGCAAAACAACTTCAAGCTGACTTACCAGCAGGAGTTTATCCCGTTATTTTTAGAGCAAGAAGTCCTAATTCTGTGTTAAGTGAGGAATGTAGATTTGTTGTAACTGTTAAAG cTCAAATACCTCCAAAAGTACTCTTCTGCCCAGAATCATTTGAAGTTAGGTTAGAACAAAGTGAAGTTGCGAGAGCTTTACATTGGGAAGAACCAAAATTCGAAAGTGCTCATCACTTAAAGGAAGTTTATAAATCGCACATTCCCGGCGATAAATTCCAAATTGGCATTCACGAAGTTGAGTACATTGCTGTCGATCGTGATGGGCTAAAAGCTGAATGTAAATTCAAAGTTGTTGtcaaag gTCAACGTCGCCTCATCCCACGCCCTAAACCAATTCTTCCCGAGCCAACGCATCCCCAAGTCGATGTCGAACGTTTCCTCCTTTGCCCGAACAAGCCGCCAACGAAACTCGCCGCAAGCGATTTCCCCGTAAGTAAAATTCGAATCTATTTTCCCGCTTTATACCATCACATTGGGAATGCCAAAAATGCCGACGTCGACCATCAATCACTGCCTAATAATGCAAATAATCGTAGTAacaatagtaataaaaatcatcattttaatcatcattatcatcataACAATGAACCAAATTATGACACCTCTACAATGAACAGTATAACAGCAACTACAACAACAAGCACAACAACCATTAAACCCGACAGTAGTGATTACACTGATGAGTCACGGAATAACAGCGCAGAGGATAATTTCATTGAGATTTTATTCCATTTGCCGAATTACCGTCACAAATACGCGAATTCACATCCAAAGCCATCGGTTTAG